Proteins encoded by one window of Lactobacillus sp. ESL0684:
- a CDS encoding DUF2188 domain-containing protein, translating to MGKNQHVVPNHKGGWNVKGEGNSKATVHTHTKAEAKNIARKISNNQNSELFIHGKDGKIQSRDSHGHDPFPPKG from the coding sequence ATGGGTAAAAATCAACATGTCGTTCCTAACCATAAGGGTGGTTGGAATGTTAAAGGCGAAGGCAATTCTAAGGCAACTGTTCATACACATACCAAAGCAGAAGCCAAAAATATTGCTCGCAAGATTTCAAATAATCAGAATTCCGAATTATTTATTCATGGTAAAGACGGTAAAATTCAGAGTCGTGATAGCCATGGACATGACCCATTTCCACCTAAAGGTTAA
- a CDS encoding helix-turn-helix transcriptional regulator: MLWRVIQKELNRRHWTLKTLSDVSGVKYDSLVRYKSGKRDPGFSKACQISDALGISLDELRGKRE; encoded by the coding sequence ATGCTGTGGAGAGTAATACAAAAAGAATTAAATAGAAGGCATTGGACATTGAAAACATTGTCTGACGTATCCGGTGTTAAATATGACAGCTTAGTAAGATATAAATCTGGTAAAAGAGATCCAGGATTTAGCAAAGCATGTCAAATATCTGATGCACTAGGCATCAGTTTGGATGAATTACGAGGTAAAAGAGAATAA